The Methanosarcina acetivorans C2A genome includes the window CTTTTTCACGGCTGCAGCAGTGCTTTCCGGAGAATCGGTTTCCCAGAGTTTCCTGACCTTTGCACTCTTAAGGGCAGGAATGAGGGAATCGATTTTTGCCTGCACGGCTGCAAGCGCCTCTTCATCGGTACATGGAGGCTCTATACCCATAAACTTCTGGGCTTTGAGGGTTTCCGTTTCTCTGAAGACGGCACGGTCAACCCCCTTCCGGACTCCGGTCTTCAGGGACTCTATCGCATCCCTCCACTGGGAAGCCCAGGGAGTATCCGGGATCTTGGTGTGGTGGACATCGGTTCTTTCCACTTTTATGGCTCCAAGGTGGCAGGCTTTCACACAGGCCCCGCAGTACATGCAGAAATCCTCGGCGAAAGCAATCTTTCGAGGGTCTTCGGGGTCTGTAGGCACGTACCAGAGTTCCGAGGGGCAAACATTAAAACAGCCACGGCAGCCCTGGGGGTCACACTCCTTCAGGTTAAGTTCGATAAGGCTCAGTTTCCCTTCCATGGGCTTTTGCAGGTCCACAGCTTCGTAGGGGCAGACAGCCTGACAGCGGGCGCACTGTGTGCATTTCATGTCATCAACTGTTACCTTGCCTTCCACCTTCGGAGCTTCGCAGGGGCGTTCCCCTTTGACCTTTATTGCCTCTTCCGGGCAGAGGTCTTGGCAGAGCACACAGTAATCGCATTTATCCTCGTCTACAAGGAGCTGCTCAAAAGGCACAGGGTTATCAGGGGTAGGTTCACGTTCAAGCAGGATGAAAGCGTCGCAGAATCGGGCGCAGATCCCGCAGAAGTTGCATTTTTCGGGGTCAATTTCGATTTCACCCCCCGCTCCTTCCTTAAAGGGAGCTATCTCTTCTTTTTTCGGGAAGGTGAACTCGACTTCGATTGCGTCCTGCGGGCAGGCTCCTTCACAGAGGGCGCAGGGGAGGCATTTTTCGTTGATATTCACAAACGCATCGTATTTTGGATACTGTTCTTCATCAGGAACCTCTCCTACGGATTCGAAGGTTATGGCATGCACAGGGCAGAGGTTTGAACACATCCTGCAGAAGGTGCATTTATCAAGGTCCATCATGACAGGAGGGGCATCAAGCCCGGTTGCGATCTCATGCATGGGGCCCAGTTCAAGAGCTTTTGTGGGGCAGATATCCACACAGATCCCGCAGCCGTTGCAGCGCTTGTAATCGTAATCGAGGGTCTTGAGAGACTTCTCGGTTGCCTGCGTATAGAG containing:
- a CDS encoding 4Fe-4S binding protein, producing MSENEPEEFPEQETQVCGGCCCGAGENEESEKGENETEDLESEEFEEQAEAEPEEENQEKLTVTTSMDLQGSHFLYTQATEKSLKTLDYDYKRCNGCGICVDICPTKALELGPMHEIATGLDAPPVMMDLDKCTFCRMCSNLCPVHAITFESVGEVPDEEQYPKYDAFVNINEKCLPCALCEGACPQDAIEVEFTFPKKEEIAPFKEGAGGEIEIDPEKCNFCGICARFCDAFILLEREPTPDNPVPFEQLLVDEDKCDYCVLCQDLCPEEAIKVKGERPCEAPKVEGKVTVDDMKCTQCARCQAVCPYEAVDLQKPMEGKLSLIELNLKECDPQGCRGCFNVCPSELWYVPTDPEDPRKIAFAEDFCMYCGACVKACHLGAIKVERTDVHHTKIPDTPWASQWRDAIESLKTGVRKGVDRAVFRETETLKAQKFMGIEPPCTDEEALAAVQAKIDSLIPALKSAKVRKLWETDSPESTAAAVKKKIEG